A window of Cellulosimicrobium protaetiae genomic DNA:
GACGAACGTCGACAGGCCGGGCAGCGACAGCGCGGAGAGACCGGCCACCAGGAACGTCCCCGCGAGCACGGGGACGACCTTCTGGAGGCCGCCGTAGTCCGCGATGCGCTGCGAGCGCTCCGGGTGCCGGGCCACGAGGAAGCCCGCGAGGAGGAACAGCGCGCCGGTCGAGATGCCGTGGTTGACCATGTACAGCGACGAGCCGGACACGCTGAGCGACGTGAACGCGAAGATGCCGAGCACGATGAACCCGAAGTGCGACACGGACGTGTAGGCGATGAGCCGCATGAGGTCGGTCTGCCCGATCGCCATGAGCGCGCCGTAGAGGATCGAGACGACGGCGAGCACGACGACCACCGGCGCCGCCCACCTGCTCGCGTGGGGGAACAGCGGCAGGCACAGCGTGAGCATCCCGAACGTGCCGACCTTGTCCAGCACACCGACCAGCAGCGTCGACGTCCCCGCGGGCGCGTGCTGCGCCGCGTCGGGCAGCCACGTGTGCACGGGGAAGAGCGGCGCCTTGATGGCGAAGGCGAGGAAGAAGCCGAGGAAGAGCAGGCGTTCGGTCGTGACCGGCATCGGGTTCTCGGCGAAGTACCCCACGAGGTTCGCGGTGAGGAACGCGTCCTCGGGGCGCGCGCCCGTCGTCGGGTCGATCGGCACCTGCACGTAGAGCGCGATGACCGCCGCGAGCATGATCAGACCGCCCGCGAGCGAGAACAGCAGGAACTTCACCGCGGCGTAGCGCCGCCGCGCCCCGACGCCGAACCCGCCGATCATGAAGTAGACCGGGATGAGCATCGCCTCGAACAGCACGTAGAAGAGGAACACGTCGCGCGCGACGAACACCGCGACCATGAACGCCTCGAGCAGCAGCACGAGCGCGAGGTAGTGGCGCAGGCGGCGCACGTCGCCGTCCTGCTCCTTCCACGCGGCGAGCACGACGAGCGGGACGAGCAGGACCGAGAGCGCGACGAGGGCGAGCGCG
This region includes:
- a CDS encoding NADH-quinone oxidoreductase subunit M; the encoded protein is MTTSVPWLSLLVAWPLVGAAAVWLTAAARTRGVGAGALRTVRGIALGAALVELGLLVGAFTAFDTSAAGTHQLAETYRWIPQIGASYAVGADGVALALVALSVLLVPLVVLAAWKEQDGDVRRLRHYLALVLLLEAFMVAVFVARDVFLFYVLFEAMLIPVYFMIGGFGVGARRRYAAVKFLLFSLAGGLIMLAAVIALYVQVPIDPTTGARPEDAFLTANLVGYFAENPMPVTTERLLFLGFFLAFAIKAPLFPVHTWLPDAAQHAPAGTSTLLVGVLDKVGTFGMLTLCLPLFPHASRWAAPVVVVLAVVSILYGALMAIGQTDLMRLIAYTSVSHFGFIVLGIFAFTSLSVSGSSLYMVNHGISTGALFLLAGFLVARHPERSQRIADYGGLQKVVPVLAGTFLVAGLSALSLPGLSTFVSEIMVLVGTFARSPWAALVAVLGVVLAALYVLLTYQRIFTGGTREGLDQLPDLDAREKWVVAPLIVVLLVLGFYPAPALDLVREPAEVTLSDLAVAGVEDPPRSDPFAEGTERVAFESQGSSVTRSTDEGSES